A single window of Paenibacillus sp. SYP-B4298 DNA harbors:
- a CDS encoding DUF3343 domain-containing protein, with product MLIAFDSTQQALRAEMLLEYAEIEIDICPTPKEITAGCALSIHFPDDELDQVTRIISSENVEIRGIFVQAEEGYQEVLLSS from the coding sequence ATGCTGATTGCATTCGATTCTACGCAGCAGGCGTTGCGGGCAGAGATGCTGCTTGAGTACGCAGAGATAGAGATTGATATTTGTCCGACACCCAAAGAAATTACAGCCGGCTGCGCGCTTTCTATCCATTTCCCGGATGATGAGCTCGATCAGGTAACACGGATTATTTCGAGTGAGAACGTGGAGATTCGGGGTATTTTCGTCCAGGCGGAGGAAGGCTACCAAGAAGTGCTGTTAAGTAGCTAG
- the noc gene encoding nucleoid occlusion protein, translating into MKEQFSRLFGLGEKIVQDEVKQLPVGNIDPSPYQPRTIFDDDKIDELCQTIKTHGIIQPIVVRLRNQRYEIIAGERRFRAVKKLGMETIPAIIRDFNDSQAASIALIENLQREGLTAIEEAIAYQKLIDLHQLTQESLAQRLGKSQSTIANKIRLLNLSDVVKTALIERKITERHARALLALDTEELQQKVLDDIITKELNVKQTEARVAFYKETSKIKKSKRVSFTKDVRLAVNTIRHSIEMVSGSGLKIKTDEKDNDDHYEIVIRIPKR; encoded by the coding sequence ATGAAAGAACAATTCTCGCGTTTGTTCGGCCTGGGGGAAAAAATCGTTCAAGATGAAGTAAAGCAACTGCCGGTCGGCAATATTGACCCCAGTCCTTACCAGCCACGGACTATTTTTGATGATGACAAGATTGATGAGCTATGCCAGACAATCAAAACCCATGGCATTATTCAACCGATTGTTGTTCGCTTGCGTAATCAGAGGTATGAGATTATCGCAGGAGAACGGCGGTTTCGGGCGGTCAAGAAGCTCGGTATGGAGACCATACCGGCGATTATTCGTGATTTCAACGATTCCCAGGCAGCGTCGATTGCTCTAATCGAGAATCTACAGCGTGAGGGACTGACGGCAATTGAGGAAGCGATTGCGTATCAGAAGCTGATTGACCTTCATCAGTTGACACAGGAAAGCCTGGCGCAGCGGCTCGGCAAGAGCCAGTCCACCATTGCTAACAAGATTCGGCTGCTGAATCTAAGCGATGTCGTGAAGACAGCATTGATCGAGCGGAAGATTACCGAACGTCACGCCCGAGCATTGCTTGCTCTGGACACGGAGGAGCTTCAACAGAAGGTGCTTGATGACATTATTACTAAGGAATTGAACGTCAAGCAGACGGAAGCGCGGGTAGCATTCTATAAAGAAACATCGAAAATCAAAAAATCCAAACGTGTATCCTTTACCAAGGATGTTCGCCTGGCAGTTAATACAATTCGCCATTCGATCGAGATGGTGTCCGGCTCCGGTCTGAAAATTAAAACCGATGAAAAGGACAATGATGACCACTATGAAATTGTTATTCGTATCCCGAAGCGTTAA
- a CDS encoding aminotransferase class V-fold PLP-dependent enzyme yields MQKEHGRQDVIYLDHAATSWPKPQQVLDAMYECMQHDAANPGRGSHAMAVRASRILFDTRKALAKLFRINNPNDISFALNTTGALNQGIKGFVKPGDHVIATAVEHNSVRRPLEYLRRTIGIQITYVESDEMGHLEPKKVEEAINSSTTLIVATHSSNLLGSIIPIADLGELARKHGVKLLVDAAQTAGALDIDVGAMGVDMLAFPGHKGLLGPQGTGGLYIHPELELEPLIHGGTGSQSEAVEQPVVRPDRYESGTQNTPGLAGLKAGVNYILQEGAARIHDREWQLTQYIMEQLLPVDGLRLLGPALGKPRTGIVSFVVDGIDPSEMGFILDRHYKIAVRTGFHCTPLSHMQAGTEGTGAVRASVGCFTTEDEARSLVEAVKEVIQQYR; encoded by the coding sequence ATGCAAAAAGAGCATGGACGTCAGGATGTTATTTATCTCGATCATGCAGCGACATCATGGCCTAAGCCGCAGCAGGTGCTGGATGCGATGTATGAATGCATGCAGCATGATGCGGCTAATCCCGGACGGGGCAGCCATGCCATGGCTGTAAGAGCTAGTCGAATACTGTTCGATACGCGCAAGGCTCTGGCCAAGTTGTTTCGAATAAACAATCCGAATGATATATCGTTCGCACTCAACACAACAGGGGCCTTGAATCAGGGGATTAAGGGCTTTGTTAAGCCAGGAGATCATGTCATTGCAACAGCGGTCGAGCATAACTCGGTTCGACGGCCGCTGGAATATCTGAGACGGACGATCGGTATTCAGATCACTTATGTGGAATCGGATGAAATGGGGCATCTGGAGCCGAAAAAGGTGGAGGAGGCAATAAACAGTTCCACGACGTTGATTGTCGCCACACATAGCTCGAATCTGCTGGGCAGCATAATACCCATCGCAGATCTGGGGGAGCTTGCGCGTAAACATGGAGTCAAGCTGTTGGTTGATGCTGCTCAGACCGCTGGAGCGCTTGATATAGACGTTGGAGCGATGGGGGTGGATATGTTAGCCTTTCCTGGGCATAAGGGCCTTCTGGGGCCTCAGGGGACGGGAGGGCTGTATATCCATCCTGAGCTAGAGCTGGAGCCGTTGATCCATGGGGGGACAGGCAGTCAGTCAGAGGCGGTCGAGCAGCCAGTGGTGCGACCTGATCGCTACGAATCGGGTACGCAGAATACGCCGGGGCTTGCAGGGCTGAAGGCCGGGGTGAACTATATACTGCAGGAAGGCGCTGCTCGCATTCACGACCGGGAGTGGCAGTTGACCCAATACATTATGGAACAGCTCCTGCCTGTTGACGGCTTGCGCTTGCTGGGGCCGGCGTTAGGGAAGCCGAGGACGGGTATTGTGTCGTTCGTTGTGGATGGGATCGATCCTTCGGAGATGGGGTTCATCCTGGATCGTCATTATAAGATCGCAGTGCGCACAGGGTTTCATTGCACGCCGTTATCGCATATGCAGGCTGGGACAGAAGGGACAGGCGCGGTCAGGGCCAGTGTAGGCTGCTTCACAACGGAGGATGAAGCGAGGTCGCTGGTTGAGGCTGTAAAGGAAGTCATTCAGCAATACCGCTAA
- a CDS encoding DUF4446 family protein: MADGSTTITVEAWVIAAMLGSIVLLYVWVLTLSIRFGKLRKRYSKMMADTGIDNLEQLIMQLQHNDQQQHSKLQLQEEQMQLVQRALSEQKGKIGIHRYNAFTGQGSDLSFSLAIVNDSQDGVVLSGIHGREETYVYAKPLKQGESSYALSPEEKKAIQIAMEQGR, from the coding sequence ATGGCAGACGGTAGCACAACAATAACAGTGGAAGCATGGGTCATCGCGGCGATGCTTGGCAGCATCGTGCTGCTGTATGTATGGGTGCTGACATTAAGCATTCGATTCGGGAAGCTGCGCAAGCGGTACAGTAAGATGATGGCGGATACGGGGATCGACAATCTGGAGCAATTAATCATGCAATTGCAGCACAATGACCAGCAGCAGCACAGCAAGCTGCAGTTGCAGGAGGAGCAAATGCAGCTTGTCCAGCGTGCTCTGTCGGAGCAGAAGGGCAAGATTGGAATACACAGGTATAATGCATTCACCGGCCAAGGAAGTGATCTAAGCTTCTCGCTGGCCATAGTGAATGACAGTCAGGACGGTGTTGTGCTCAGCGGCATCCACGGTCGTGAGGAGACCTATGTATATGCCAAGCCACTCAAGCAAGGGGAGTCGTCTTATGCACTGTCGCCAGAGGAGAAGAAGGCAATTCAGATCGCAATGGAGCAAGGGCGATAG
- a CDS encoding DUF951 domain-containing protein, with protein MERKQFQLGDIVQMKKPHPCGTNEMEIIRMGMDIRIKCVGCKHSVLIPRLKFEKNMKKVLRSKEELDQGGVLE; from the coding sequence ATGGAGCGCAAGCAATTTCAGCTTGGAGATATTGTACAGATGAAGAAACCGCATCCTTGCGGAACAAATGAGATGGAGATTATCCGCATGGGGATGGATATTCGCATTAAATGTGTAGGCTGCAAGCATAGTGTGTTGATTCCCCGCTTGAAGTTTGAGAAGAATATGAAAAAGGTGCTCCGCAGCAAGGAAGAATTAGATCAAGGCGGCGTTTTGGAGTAA
- the rpsR gene encoding 30S ribosomal protein S18, which produces MSFKQREGGDERPERKFGGRKGGRNKRRKVCFFTVNKITHIDYKDIDLLRKFISERGKILPRRVTGTSAKYQRLLTVAIKRSRQVALLPYTTE; this is translated from the coding sequence ATGAGCTTTAAGCAAAGAGAAGGCGGCGACGAGCGTCCAGAACGCAAGTTCGGTGGCCGTAAAGGCGGACGTAACAAACGCCGTAAGGTTTGTTTCTTCACCGTAAACAAAATCACTCACATTGACTATAAAGACATCGACTTGCTTCGCAAGTTTATTAGCGAGCGCGGCAAAATCTTGCCTCGTCGCGTAACGGGCACAAGCGCGAAGTACCAGCGCCTGCTGACCGTTGCAATCAAGCGCTCCCGTCAGGTAGCTCTGCTGCCTTACACTACGGAGTAG
- the rpsF gene encoding 30S ribosomal protein S6, which produces MRKYEVMYIIRPDAEQEAVQALVEKFEGIINNGGEVTKSDLMGKRRLAYEINKIRDGIYVLVHFNATSEVVNELDRVMKITDEIIRYLIVRDVA; this is translated from the coding sequence ATGCGCAAATATGAAGTGATGTACATCATTCGTCCAGACGCTGAGCAGGAAGCTGTACAAGCTCTCGTTGAGAAGTTCGAAGGCATCATCAATAATGGCGGAGAGGTTACAAAGTCCGATCTGATGGGAAAACGCCGCCTTGCGTATGAGATCAACAAGATTCGTGACGGGATCTACGTACTAGTTCATTTCAATGCAACTTCTGAAGTTGTTAATGAGCTTGACCGCGTCATGAAGATTACGGATGAAATCATCCGTTACTTGATCGTCAGAGATGTAGCTTAA
- a CDS encoding ParB/RepB/Spo0J family partition protein, whose protein sequence is MSKRLGRGLDALIPSLSVSEDDKVIEVSLSQLRPNPYQPRKTFDDDSIKELAESIKQHGVIQPIIVRSVLKGYEIIAGERRFRASSLIGSQTIPAVVRSFSDQQVMEIALIENLQREDLNAIEIAIAYQAIMEKFGLTQEELSLKVGKSRSHIANFLRLLTLPDEIKDDVSRGTISMGHARALVGVKQEAVRKDLASKIVEFEWSVRELEEEIQKLDQPGKEEQKSKPKTKKKDPYIEHIEESLRERFKTTVKVKQQKDRGRIELMYYNKQDLERLLELLERMA, encoded by the coding sequence ATGAGCAAGCGGCTAGGTAGAGGGCTGGATGCGCTTATTCCGTCGTTATCTGTTAGTGAGGATGATAAGGTAATAGAGGTATCGTTATCTCAACTGCGACCGAACCCGTATCAGCCGCGCAAAACATTTGATGATGACTCGATCAAAGAACTGGCAGAATCGATCAAGCAGCATGGTGTCATTCAGCCAATCATTGTACGTAGTGTGCTCAAAGGCTATGAGATTATTGCAGGGGAGAGACGTTTTCGAGCCTCCAGTCTAATTGGCTCCCAAACGATCCCGGCTGTAGTTCGTTCATTCTCCGACCAGCAAGTGATGGAGATCGCTCTGATCGAAAACTTGCAGCGGGAGGATCTGAATGCTATCGAAATCGCCATTGCGTATCAGGCAATTATGGAGAAATTTGGGTTAACACAAGAAGAGCTATCGCTCAAGGTGGGCAAATCCCGTTCTCACATTGCAAACTTCCTCCGTTTGCTCACATTGCCTGATGAAATCAAAGATGATGTTTCACGTGGAACAATCTCGATGGGACATGCCCGTGCATTGGTAGGGGTGAAGCAAGAAGCTGTTCGTAAGGATCTGGCAAGCAAGATCGTCGAGTTTGAATGGAGTGTCCGGGAGCTGGAGGAAGAGATTCAGAAGCTGGATCAGCCTGGTAAGGAAGAACAGAAGTCGAAGCCGAAGACGAAGAAAAAGGACCCTTATATAGAGCATATCGAGGAATCGTTAAGAGAACGGTTCAAGACGACTGTGAAGGTGAAGCAGCAAAAGGATCGTGGGCGAATCGAGCTCATGTACTATAACAAGCAAGACCTGGAGCGTCTGCTCGAATTGCTTGAACGCATGGCCTAA
- a CDS encoding DUF2232 domain-containing protein, whose translation MQSDEKQEVNGLNTGVKSVLWSAAAAMLLVLMSVPMMNVLVVAFMTVPFAILYTMLPKGQFLLHAAASIALGYVLAGPAALVFGLFFLVPAVAAGHMYRRQANARTVITVVTIVILGQLLLELLLFSWVMQISLIGELGNIVRLLVSEFSAQNLLPPQWTDETTTSLIRLMTQSIPLVFIVFSFVAAAGGHWMARLLLRRSYGREVPGLPPAKDWMMPKSLVMYYLVALILQLVATGDHNSYLDVVLLNMVPLLRLVFAIQAIGFFFFLADQKGWHKAVPLLLAVPVILFPPLSLIGVLDVAFPIRKSFKRT comes from the coding sequence GTGCAATCAGATGAGAAACAAGAGGTGAACGGTTTGAATACCGGTGTGAAATCGGTGCTGTGGAGCGCTGCAGCCGCTATGCTGCTCGTTCTAATGTCAGTTCCCATGATGAATGTTCTGGTTGTCGCTTTTATGACGGTGCCGTTTGCCATACTGTATACGATGTTGCCTAAGGGGCAGTTCCTCCTTCATGCAGCGGCTTCTATCGCGCTTGGCTATGTGCTCGCCGGGCCGGCTGCGTTGGTGTTCGGCTTGTTCTTCCTGGTGCCAGCCGTGGCAGCCGGACATATGTACCGGCGGCAGGCGAATGCCAGAACAGTGATTACAGTGGTAACGATCGTCATATTAGGCCAGCTACTGCTGGAGCTGTTGCTCTTCTCCTGGGTCATGCAGATCTCTCTAATTGGAGAGCTGGGTAATATCGTGCGTCTGCTGGTGAGTGAGTTTTCCGCTCAGAACCTGCTGCCTCCACAATGGACGGATGAGACAACAACGAGCTTGATTCGTCTGATGACGCAATCCATTCCGCTCGTATTTATCGTCTTTTCGTTTGTTGCTGCTGCCGGAGGCCACTGGATGGCCAGATTGCTACTGCGGCGATCGTATGGGCGCGAGGTGCCAGGTCTGCCCCCTGCGAAAGATTGGATGATGCCGAAATCGCTGGTCATGTACTACTTGGTAGCGCTTATTTTGCAACTTGTAGCGACTGGGGATCATAATTCCTATCTGGATGTTGTACTCTTAAATATGGTTCCTCTTTTGCGGCTGGTATTTGCAATTCAGGCGATTGGATTTTTCTTTTTCTTAGCTGACCAGAAGGGGTGGCATAAAGCTGTTCCACTACTGCTGGCGGTGCCCGTGATCTTGTTCCCGCCGCTTAGCCTGATCGGGGTGCTCGATGTAGCGTTCCCGATCCGAAAATCGTTCAAAAGAACATAA
- the rsmG gene encoding 16S rRNA (guanine(527)-N(7))-methyltransferase RsmG: MGPTWFAEQLAARKLVLTEKQLEQFQLYFKLLVEWNEKMNLTGITEEEAVYEKHFFDSLSLSFFLDFSSIQSIADIGSGAGFPSLPLKIAYPHLKVTIIDSLNKRILFLQHVVEQLGLEGVSCIHGRAEDIARMPEHRDHYDLVTARAVARLAALNELCLPFARKNGQFASMKGASPAEEIAEAGRSLKELRAKVKETYEMKLPFEQSERHIICIRKLDATPKKYPRKAGTPIKLPLV; encoded by the coding sequence ATGGGACCAACTTGGTTTGCCGAGCAACTGGCTGCACGCAAGCTGGTGTTAACGGAGAAGCAACTGGAGCAGTTCCAGTTATATTTCAAGCTGCTCGTTGAATGGAATGAGAAGATGAATCTGACGGGGATCACAGAGGAGGAGGCGGTGTATGAGAAGCATTTCTTCGATTCGCTGTCGCTCTCGTTCTTCCTCGATTTCAGTTCGATTCAGTCTATTGCTGATATTGGATCAGGTGCGGGATTTCCTAGCCTGCCTCTCAAGATCGCTTATCCGCATCTGAAGGTAACGATCATCGATTCGCTGAACAAGCGCATACTGTTTCTACAGCATGTCGTGGAGCAGCTAGGGTTAGAGGGGGTTAGTTGTATTCATGGCCGAGCAGAGGATATAGCCAGAATGCCGGAGCATCGCGATCATTATGATCTGGTGACCGCGCGGGCGGTAGCACGACTCGCTGCCTTGAATGAGCTATGCTTGCCATTTGCCAGGAAAAACGGCCAATTTGCTTCGATGAAGGGAGCTTCTCCCGCGGAGGAGATCGCAGAGGCGGGCCGCAGCCTGAAGGAGCTGCGTGCCAAGGTGAAGGAGACCTATGAGATGAAGCTACCGTTTGAACAATCGGAGCGTCATATTATTTGTATTCGCAAGTTGGATGCAACACCTAAGAAGTACCCTCGTAAGGCAGGGACTCCGATCAAGCTGCCATTAGTTTAA
- a CDS encoding single-stranded DNA-binding protein produces MLNRVILIGRLTRDPEMRYTPAGVAVTQFTLAVDRPFTSSQGEREADFIPVVTWRQLAETCANYLRKGRLTAVEGRIQVRSYDNNEGKRVYVTEVIADNVRFLESNRDNNGSREEFSGGGGSGGGYSGGGQGGSNYGGGNYSGGGQGGGNSSYGGGRPGNNSPSRNNNNDPFSDDGRPIDISEDDLPF; encoded by the coding sequence ATGTTGAACCGTGTTATTCTGATAGGCAGACTCACAAGAGACCCGGAGATGCGTTATACCCCTGCGGGTGTAGCCGTTACCCAATTCACTCTTGCTGTGGATCGGCCGTTCACGTCCAGTCAGGGCGAGCGTGAGGCAGACTTTATCCCGGTGGTGACTTGGCGTCAGTTGGCAGAAACCTGCGCGAATTATCTTCGCAAGGGGCGTCTGACAGCGGTCGAGGGCCGTATCCAGGTTCGTAGCTATGACAACAATGAAGGCAAGCGTGTCTACGTCACTGAGGTGATTGCAGACAATGTGCGCTTCTTGGAGTCTAACCGTGACAACAATGGCTCCCGTGAGGAGTTCAGCGGCGGTGGCGGTAGTGGCGGTGGATATAGCGGTGGAGGTCAAGGCGGAAGCAACTATGGTGGAGGCAATTACAGCGGCGGTGGCCAAGGTGGAGGCAACTCCTCATATGGCGGAGGCCGTCCTGGAAATAATTCCCCATCACGGAATAACAACAACGATCCGTTCTCGGATGACGGTCGCCCGATCGATATATCAGAGGATGATTTGCCATTTTAG
- the yyaC gene encoding spore protease YyaC: MKLAASNSSSFKIASSEPNVNGQLIQRLKLLLKPADRRIAVVCIGTDRSTGDALGPLVGTSLSRHQHEQFDVYGTLESPVHAMNLEETLHRINHVSHPPFVIGIDACLGQVSSVGCIQVGEGPVRPGAGVNKQLPPVGDIHITGIVNVGGFMEYFVLQNTRLHLVMSMSDIIAFSLYQAIAASTSAHLPALDV; encoded by the coding sequence ATGAAGCTAGCAGCCTCAAACTCCTCATCTTTTAAAATAGCGTCATCCGAGCCAAACGTCAACGGCCAGCTTATTCAACGACTCAAATTGCTGCTCAAGCCAGCCGACCGCCGGATTGCTGTTGTCTGCATCGGCACCGATCGTTCAACAGGCGATGCTCTTGGGCCGCTTGTCGGCACCTCACTGAGCAGACACCAGCATGAGCAATTTGATGTCTATGGCACACTGGAATCCCCTGTACACGCGATGAATCTGGAGGAGACGCTCCATCGAATTAACCATGTGAGCCATCCCCCCTTTGTCATTGGAATCGACGCCTGTCTTGGTCAAGTGTCAAGCGTCGGCTGCATCCAGGTTGGCGAGGGTCCTGTCCGTCCTGGCGCCGGAGTGAACAAGCAGCTTCCGCCCGTAGGCGATATTCACATTACAGGGATCGTGAACGTGGGCGGATTCATGGAATATTTCGTCCTGCAGAACACCCGTCTTCATCTAGTCATGAGCATGTCGGACATCATTGCCTTCAGCCTATATCAGGCTATTGCAGCCTCTACTTCAGCGCATCTGCCTGCACTCGATGTGTAG
- a CDS encoding ParA family protein — MSKIIAITNQKGGVGKTTTSVNLGASLASLGRKVLLIDIDPQGNTTSGIGINKADVENCIYDVLINEIHPQEAMVETKIPGLTVIPATIQLAGAEIELVPTISREVRLKKAIHQVKDKFDYVLIDCPPSLGILTINSLTAADSVIIPIQCEYYALEGLSQLLNTVRLVQKHLNTTLQIEGVLLTMFDARTNLGIQVIEEVKKYFQQKVYQTIIPRNVRLSEAPSHGQSIITYDPRSKGAEVYLELAKEVITYEQAAR, encoded by the coding sequence TTGTCCAAAATAATCGCGATTACGAACCAGAAGGGCGGAGTCGGCAAGACGACAACTTCTGTGAATTTAGGTGCTTCGCTGGCTTCGTTAGGAAGAAAAGTGCTTCTGATCGATATTGATCCGCAGGGCAATACGACGAGCGGGATTGGCATCAACAAGGCTGATGTAGAAAACTGCATTTATGATGTGTTGATTAATGAAATTCATCCACAGGAAGCAATGGTTGAGACCAAGATCCCTGGACTGACCGTTATACCCGCTACAATTCAGCTTGCAGGAGCTGAGATAGAGTTGGTGCCTACAATTTCTCGTGAAGTACGCTTGAAAAAAGCGATCCACCAAGTGAAGGATAAGTTTGATTATGTTCTCATCGATTGTCCTCCATCACTTGGTATCTTAACGATCAATTCTCTAACAGCGGCTGATTCCGTCATCATCCCCATTCAATGTGAATACTATGCGCTGGAAGGGTTGAGCCAGTTATTGAATACGGTTCGCCTTGTGCAGAAGCATCTGAATACTACCTTGCAGATAGAAGGGGTATTGCTTACGATGTTTGACGCGCGGACGAATCTGGGTATTCAGGTGATTGAAGAAGTGAAAAAGTACTTTCAGCAAAAGGTATATCAGACCATTATCCCACGTAATGTCCGTTTGAGTGAGGCTCCATCGCATGGTCAGTCCATCATCACGTATGATCCGAGATCAAAGGGTGCTGAGGTTTATCTTGAATTGGCAAAGGAAGTGATCACATATGAGCAAGCGGCTAGGTAG
- a CDS encoding mechanosensitive ion channel family protein has translation MGWLTTVYDTIAAELSDEALWRNVTWSAIRILFILLAGRILILVLNRFIDHLVSNKELRRLSHQTRRIRTIAKLLKNVGSYTIHFVSVLLILSEFNINLGPLLAGAGVIGLAIGFGAQSLVKDVIAGFFIVVEDQFAVGDVIQTGTMKGTVELVGMRSTRIQSWTGEVHIIPNGMINQVTNYSIHNTLAVVDISVPLQANTEETLAMMNDIVMKIEDSNIIKPPQVLGIQSMTASEMSIRVIAECKPNTHGSVSRVLNREIKLGIDQRHSDSQML, from the coding sequence GTGGGATGGTTGACAACAGTCTATGATACGATTGCAGCCGAGTTGAGTGATGAGGCGCTCTGGCGGAATGTCACCTGGTCGGCAATCCGTATACTCTTCATTTTACTAGCAGGCAGAATCTTGATTCTCGTGCTTAATCGCTTCATCGACCATCTGGTGTCCAACAAGGAGCTGCGGCGGCTGTCGCATCAGACACGCCGAATTCGAACCATCGCGAAGCTGCTTAAAAATGTCGGCTCGTATACGATTCATTTTGTCAGCGTACTGCTCATCCTGTCCGAATTCAACATTAATCTGGGACCGTTGCTGGCTGGTGCTGGTGTAATCGGTCTGGCGATCGGCTTCGGAGCACAGAGCCTGGTCAAGGATGTTATTGCCGGTTTTTTTATTGTGGTCGAGGATCAATTTGCGGTGGGCGACGTGATTCAGACCGGGACGATGAAGGGGACGGTAGAGCTGGTCGGGATGCGCTCTACCCGCATTCAGAGCTGGACGGGCGAGGTACATATTATTCCCAATGGCATGATTAATCAGGTGACGAATTACTCGATTCATAACACATTGGCTGTTGTCGATATTTCGGTCCCACTTCAGGCAAATACGGAAGAGACATTGGCGATGATGAACGATATTGTCATGAAGATTGAAGACTCTAACATCATCAAGCCTCCGCAGGTATTAGGTATTCAGTCGATGACAGCATCGGAGATGTCGATACGAGTAATTGCGGAATGCAAGCCCAACACACATGGAAGCGTGTCGCGTGTACTGAACCGTGAGATCAAGCTGGGAATTGATCAGAGGCACAGCGATAGCCAGATGCTGTAG
- a CDS encoding CBS domain-containing protein: MNIAFFLLPKQEVVCVTEDATLRQTLERMEYHRYTAVPILTEEGGYAGTVTEGDLLWYMKNHPEISFEQCHKVRLLDIPRRLQNKAVQIDAKMEDLISLAKVQNFVPVVDDMNRFIGIVRRSDIIDYCSEAMMKISLRQEA; the protein is encoded by the coding sequence ATGAATATTGCTTTTTTCTTGCTGCCCAAACAAGAGGTTGTCTGTGTAACAGAGGATGCAACGTTGCGCCAGACGTTGGAGCGTATGGAGTACCATCGCTACACAGCCGTGCCGATTCTGACCGAGGAGGGCGGCTATGCAGGCACCGTGACGGAGGGCGATCTCCTCTGGTACATGAAGAACCATCCTGAAATCAGCTTCGAGCAATGTCATAAAGTGAGATTGCTTGATATTCCAAGACGACTTCAGAACAAAGCGGTACAGATCGACGCCAAGATGGAGGATCTGATCTCGCTGGCCAAGGTGCAGAATTTTGTACCTGTTGTGGATGATATGAACCGATTTATCGGAATTGTGCGTAGAAGCGATATTATTGACTACTGCTCAGAGGCGATGATGAAAATTTCGCTCAGGCAGGAGGCATAA